A region of Streptomyces halobius DNA encodes the following proteins:
- a CDS encoding helix-turn-helix transcriptional regulator — protein sequence MLDTSARLLRLLSLLQAHRDWSGAELADRLGVTPRTVRRDIDRLRELGYPVHSTPGTAGGYQLGAGAELPPLLLDDEEAVAVAVGLRTAAAAGVEGIEETSVRALAKLEQVLPHRLQRRVGALNAFTVPMPGQGGPRVDADTLAELAHACRDCRQLRFAYAAHDGTVSRRTVEPHRLVSAQRRWYLVAWDVDRADWRTFRADRITPAPPHGPRCAPRTPPAEDLAAYVSQGVSIQVYAERATVLLRVPVAEAAAAISPSAGVLEEVDEHSCLLRTGAHGLDVLVIHIVLMGYDFEVREPPELRDRVREIRDRLSRALG from the coding sequence ATGTTGGACACCTCGGCACGTCTGCTCCGCCTGCTCTCCCTGCTGCAGGCCCACCGTGACTGGTCGGGCGCGGAGCTCGCCGACCGGCTCGGTGTCACCCCGCGCACCGTCCGCCGGGACATCGACCGGCTGCGGGAGCTCGGCTACCCCGTCCACTCCACCCCCGGAACGGCCGGCGGCTACCAACTGGGCGCCGGCGCCGAACTTCCGCCGCTGCTGCTGGACGACGAGGAAGCGGTGGCCGTCGCGGTCGGGCTCCGTACCGCCGCGGCCGCCGGTGTCGAAGGCATCGAGGAGACCTCGGTACGCGCGCTGGCGAAGCTGGAACAGGTACTGCCGCACCGGCTGCAGCGCCGGGTCGGCGCGCTGAACGCGTTCACCGTTCCGATGCCGGGCCAAGGCGGCCCGCGGGTGGACGCCGATACCCTCGCCGAACTCGCGCACGCCTGCCGGGACTGCCGTCAGCTGCGCTTCGCGTACGCCGCCCACGACGGCACGGTCTCCCGCCGCACCGTCGAACCGCACCGCCTGGTCTCCGCACAACGCCGCTGGTACCTCGTCGCCTGGGACGTGGACCGCGCGGACTGGCGCACCTTCCGCGCCGACCGCATCACCCCCGCCCCGCCGCACGGTCCGCGCTGCGCTCCCCGCACCCCGCCCGCCGAGGACCTCGCGGCGTATGTCTCGCAGGGCGTCTCCATCCAGGTGTACGCGGAGCGGGCGACGGTGCTGCTGCGGGTGCCGGTGGCGGAGGCCGCGGCCGCCATCAGCCCGTCCGCCGGGGTGCTGGAGGAGGTCGACGAGCACAGCTGTCTGCTGCGCACGGGGGCGCACGGCCTCGATGTGCTGGTGATCCATATCGTGCTGATGGGCTACGACTTCGAGGTCCGCGAGCCGCCGGAACTGCGCGACCGGGTACGGGAGATCAGGGACCGGCTCTCCCGGGCCCTGGGATGA
- the ctaD gene encoding aa3-type cytochrome oxidase subunit I — protein sequence MVTDSTEASSRPPTARRRGTVLVDWLTTTDHKKIGHLYLTTSFGFFLIGGLLALLMRAELARPGMQIVTAERFNQSFTMHGTIMLLLFATPAFAGFANEIMPLQIGSPDVAFPRLNMLSYWLFLFGGLIVVGSFLTPTGGPNFGWTAYAPLNSMVRSPGIGADMWIMGLALAGFGTILGAVNFITTIIAMRAPGMTMFRMPVFTWNILFTSILVLMAFPVLAAALLVLESDREFGSVVFQPQWGGALLWQHLFWFFGHPEVYIIALPFFGIITEIIPVFSRKPIFGYIMLIGATMAITALSVVVWAHHMFATGAVLLPFFSLLSFLIAAPTGVKFFNWIGTMWHGSVSFETPMLWSTGFLVTFLFGGLTGVVLASPPLDFHVTDTYFVVAHFHYTVFGTVTFATFAGFYFWWPKFTGKLLDERLGKIHFWTLFVGFQTTFLVHHWLGVEGMPRRYADYLAADGFTTLNTVSTIGSFLLGTSTLPFLYNVWKTARYGTRIGLDDPWGFGRSLEWATSSPPPRHNFTTIPRVRTESPAFDLHHPEATKGPAVIPGPGRAGP from the coding sequence ATGGTCACGGACAGCACCGAGGCGAGCAGCCGGCCGCCTACGGCGCGGCGCCGTGGGACGGTGCTGGTCGACTGGCTGACGACGACCGACCACAAGAAGATCGGGCACCTCTACCTGACCACGTCGTTCGGGTTCTTCCTGATCGGCGGACTGCTGGCGCTGCTGATGCGGGCCGAGCTGGCCCGTCCCGGAATGCAGATCGTGACCGCCGAGCGGTTCAACCAGTCGTTCACCATGCACGGCACGATCATGCTGCTGCTGTTCGCCACCCCCGCGTTCGCCGGTTTCGCGAACGAGATCATGCCGCTGCAGATCGGTTCGCCCGACGTCGCCTTCCCGCGGCTGAACATGCTCTCGTACTGGCTCTTCCTCTTCGGCGGCCTGATCGTGGTGGGCAGCTTCCTCACCCCGACCGGCGGCCCGAACTTCGGATGGACGGCGTACGCCCCGCTCAACTCGATGGTCCGCTCCCCCGGCATCGGCGCCGATATGTGGATCATGGGACTGGCGCTGGCCGGCTTCGGCACCATCCTCGGTGCCGTCAACTTCATCACCACCATCATCGCGATGCGGGCGCCCGGGATGACGATGTTCCGGATGCCGGTCTTCACCTGGAACATCCTCTTCACGTCCATCCTGGTGCTGATGGCGTTCCCGGTCCTGGCGGCCGCCCTGCTGGTGCTGGAGTCGGACCGGGAGTTCGGGTCGGTGGTCTTCCAACCGCAGTGGGGCGGTGCGCTGCTGTGGCAGCACCTGTTCTGGTTCTTCGGGCATCCCGAGGTCTACATCATCGCGCTGCCGTTCTTCGGGATCATCACGGAGATCATCCCGGTCTTCTCCCGCAAGCCGATCTTCGGCTACATCATGCTGATCGGCGCGACGATGGCCATCACAGCCCTGTCGGTGGTGGTCTGGGCGCACCACATGTTCGCGACCGGGGCGGTGCTGCTGCCCTTCTTCTCGCTGCTGTCGTTCCTGATCGCGGCACCGACGGGGGTGAAGTTCTTCAACTGGATCGGCACCATGTGGCACGGCTCGGTGTCCTTCGAGACACCGATGCTGTGGTCGACCGGCTTCCTGGTGACCTTTCTGTTCGGCGGCCTGACCGGCGTCGTCCTGGCCTCACCGCCGCTGGACTTCCATGTCACCGACACGTACTTCGTCGTCGCCCACTTCCACTACACCGTCTTCGGAACGGTGACCTTCGCGACGTTCGCGGGCTTCTACTTCTGGTGGCCGAAGTTCACCGGCAAGCTGCTCGACGAACGGCTGGGGAAGATCCACTTCTGGACGCTGTTCGTCGGCTTCCAGACCACCTTCCTCGTCCATCACTGGCTGGGGGTGGAGGGCATGCCGCGCCGCTACGCCGACTATCTGGCCGCCGACGGCTTCACGACCCTGAACACCGTCTCCACCATCGGGTCGTTCCTGCTCGGCACCTCCACGCTGCCGTTCCTCTACAACGTCTGGAAAACAGCGCGCTACGGCACCCGGATCGGGCTGGACGACCCCTGGGGCTTCGGCCGCTCCCTGGAGTGGGCCACCTCCTCGCCGCCGCCGCGGCACAACTTCACCACCATTCCCAGGGTCCGCACCGAGTCGCCCGCGTTCGATCTGCACCACCCGGAAGCGACCAAGGGGCCCGCCGTCATCCCAGGGCCCGGGAGAGCCGGTCCCTGA
- a CDS encoding I78 family peptidase inhibitor, which yields MAPDPLLPNDPADDPETYTGLARQDAEEQARARGWTTVRSLAPGTVITMEYLSGRLNFEVEDGRVRRAWKG from the coding sequence ATGGCACCCGATCCCCTTCTCCCGAACGACCCCGCGGACGACCCCGAGACCTATACCGGTCTCGCGCGGCAGGACGCCGAGGAACAGGCCCGCGCACGCGGCTGGACCACCGTCCGCTCACTGGCGCCGGGCACGGTCATCACCATGGAGTATCTCAGCGGCCGGCTCAATTTCGAGGTCGAGGACGGGCGGGTGCGGCGCGCCTGGAAAGGCTGA
- a CDS encoding phosphatase PAP2 family protein codes for MRTDDKLDQMEERPADRARPPLMTRTRLWLFGGTLAVYAAIVVGVLTTSWLVTFDWQVMFFRPYKQWPEIHAFLDYFVVLGQRGPTAVAVAAWLGWRCWRQHNLHPLLVLGASLLLLNITVGAAKLGMGRLGPHYATQVGSTEMWLGGDIFPSGHTANAVVTWGVLAYLATTPLRRRTLSVIAALGALGVGMTTVYLGTHWVSDVLLGWAAGLLVMLSLPWLEPGITWVEDRLMGMLLRLWLRLRPDSLRGPLPADALAPGVSRQRIAPDGEVLVRETIGAGRVAATRAPDGWPHHPPRPHTSRSERSPVTPAGSRRPPHADRAARSTPLSPTSGRGRNGSG; via the coding sequence GTGCGTACCGATGACAAGCTCGACCAGATGGAGGAGCGCCCGGCCGATCGCGCCCGACCACCCCTGATGACCCGGACCCGCCTGTGGCTGTTCGGCGGCACGCTGGCGGTGTATGCGGCGATCGTGGTCGGAGTGCTGACGACTTCATGGCTGGTCACATTCGACTGGCAAGTCATGTTCTTCAGGCCGTACAAGCAATGGCCGGAGATCCATGCCTTCCTCGACTACTTCGTCGTGCTCGGGCAGCGCGGACCGACCGCGGTGGCCGTGGCGGCCTGGCTGGGCTGGCGCTGCTGGCGGCAGCACAACCTCCACCCGCTGCTGGTGCTCGGCGCCTCCCTGCTGCTGCTGAACATCACCGTGGGCGCCGCCAAGCTCGGCATGGGCAGGCTCGGCCCGCACTACGCGACGCAGGTCGGCTCCACCGAGATGTGGCTGGGCGGCGATATATTCCCCTCGGGCCACACCGCGAACGCCGTGGTCACCTGGGGTGTCCTGGCCTATCTGGCGACCACGCCGCTGCGCCGTCGCACACTGTCGGTGATCGCCGCGCTGGGCGCGCTCGGCGTCGGCATGACCACCGTCTACCTCGGTACGCACTGGGTCAGCGATGTGCTGCTCGGCTGGGCCGCCGGTCTGCTGGTGATGCTGTCCCTGCCCTGGCTGGAGCCCGGCATCACCTGGGTGGAGGACCGCCTGATGGGCATGCTGCTGCGGCTGTGGCTGCGGCTGCGCCCCGATTCGCTGCGCGGCCCGCTGCCGGCCGACGCGCTGGCGCCCGGGGTCTCCCGGCAGCGGATCGCACCGGACGGCGAGGTGCTCGTACGCGAGACCATCGGCGCGGGCCGCGTCGCCGCCACCCGCGCCCCGGACGGCTGGCCGCACCACCCGCCACGCCCGCACACCTCCCGCTCGGAGCGCTCGCCGGTCACCCCGGCGGGCAGCCGCCGGCCGCCGCACGCGGACCGGGCCGCGCGCAGCACGCCGCTCAGCCCGACGTCCGGGCGCGGACGCAACGGCTCCGGCTGA